Genomic window (Chondrocystis sp. NIES-4102):
TGGGCAGTAGCTATTTCTTGTCTAATTTGACGCATTAGAGAACTAATTTTTGTCGGTAAGGCTTGGGACTCGAACAAAAATGGATAAGGAGTTGTTGAGGTATGGGCTTGAGGAAATAAACCATGACGCGAAACAACATAAATTTGACCTCGATGTTTTTGTTCTTCTAATGCCAAGATCGCATCTATAGCACTTAATCCCGAACCAATAATCAAAATCCCTTGATCAGCAGGTATGGCAGCTAATCGAGATGGTGTAGACCAAAAGCGAAAGTAACGATTACTTTGATAAAAAGCAGGATCGGCGACTTGAGGATCTGCTGGTGGAAAATTTCCCCAAGCCAAGACAACTTGGTCAGCTTCAATACTTTTACCATTATTAAAGTAAATAGTAGCCTGTTGGGCATCTGTTTTTAGAGCGATCGCATTACAAGTTAATCTCTCTAAATTAACACCTATCGCCCCTGCTTCTGCTTTGGCTAAAATTGAACGAATATACTCACCGTAAACTTTTCTAGATACAAAATCATCTTTGCTGATACCTGATTCTCGCGTTTGCAACCAATCCCAAAAATGATCTTGCTCTTTGGCAAAAGCACTCATCTTACCAGTGGGAACATTTAGCAGATGACCATCCCAATTAGTACTGTAAGCAATTCCCTCCCCAACTAAAGGACGACTTTCGATTAACTTAATTTGAAGATTAGAGACGGCGTTTTTAAGTAGATGTACCGCCACCATCGACCCACTAAAACCTCCACCTATAATTGCAATGGTTTTTTTCTTTGAGGGAAATCCCTTACTTTGAGCGGGGTTATCAATTAGTCTTTTTTGATTGTTGGCTGTAACATTAGAAAATTGCCATTGTTTCTGGGTTAAATCATAGACTTTCATCTGTTGTAATGGTTTTACATAGACATTAAGAGTAATGAGATTTTGGTTAGAAGTATTAGCAAGTTGATGAATTTGAGCGTAATCTACTCCCACTAATTCATTTGCTTGTAGATCTTTTTCTTCCTCCAGTAGGGGAAAAAATTTATTGTTGAGAATATAAGTTCTAGAAGTAAGCGTCCCTCGATATACACGCGTTACATTCAAACAATCACCATGATCATGAATTGGACTTGATTGTCCTGGCTGCCAACAAACTACAATAATCTCACAGTTAGAATCACGATAGAGAATTTGACGTTGATAATTTTCGCATCTAAAGCAAATATAATCCTCAATTGCCAGATCTCTTAAATCTAGTCTCGCTACCCAGTCTTGTAATTGAGTTAATTTAAGATCCTTTGTAGCAACTTTCTCAAGCTCCATAATTAAGTCCTTGAGATTTAATATTGTAAGATTTTGCATATATTCACCACAGTAACTTTTAATTTATTTTCAACTGTATTGTATTCGCATTTAAATACAATTGCCCAGATGCTAATTGCTACAAAAGATACAAAAATCAGACAAAATGATTAAAAGTCCATAATTAAGCAAGTCGAAAAGACTATAAATTAATTTCTTACGGATAAAATAAGATAATAAGCATGAGATCTAAACCCCTACCCTGGTTTTGGTAACGTTAATGACCATCAGGAGGCTTGATTTAAGCTAGTTTCAAAATATATTATCTTTAAAATTAATCTAGGAAAATTTATGACAGCAACATTTTGTGAATATAAGGCAGGACTAGAAGGTATACCTGTTACAAAATCTAGTATTAGTTTTGTTGACGGTCAACAAGGTATTTTAGAATATCGCGGAATTGCCATAGAAGAATTAGCAAAACACGGTAGCTTTCTAGAAACTGCATATTTACTTATCTGGGGAGAGTTGCCTAACGAGCAACAATTACTAGAATTTGAAACAGATATTATAAATCATCGTCGAATTAAATATCGTATTCGGGACATGATGAAATGTTGTCCTGAAACTGGACATCCTATGGATGCTCTTCAAACATCCGCAGCAGCGTTAGGGTTATTTTACTCCCGTCGTGCCTTAGATGACCCAGAATATATTAGAAAAGCAGTAGTAAGAATTTTAGCGAAAATACCTACTATGGTAGCTGCCTTTCATCAAATGCGTCGGGGTAATGATGCAGTAAAACCCAACGATAATCTAGATTATGCTGCAAATTTTTTGTATATGCTGACGGAGAGAAAACCCCATCCCCTAGAAGCTCAAATCTTTGATGTATGTTTAACTCTTCATGCAGAACACACCATTAATGCCTCAACTTTCTCGGCAATGGTAACAGCTTCAACTTTAACCGATCCTTATGCAGTAGTAGCTTCGGCGGTGGGAACTTTAGCAGGACCCCTTCACGGAGGCGCAAACGAAGAAGTGTTAACTATGCTTGAGGAAATTGGTTCTGTTGGTAATGTTCAGTCCTATGTAGATAATCTTATTGCCAATAAACAAAAAATTATGGGTTTTGGGCATCGAGTTTATAAAGTTAAAGATCCTAGAGCCACTATCTTACAGCAGTTGGCAGAACAATTATTTAATGAAACAGGACATGACCTTTATTATGATGTCGCTTTGGAATTAGAAAAAGTCATAGAAGCAAAATTAGGACATAAGGGGATTTATCCCAATGTCGATTTTTACTCTGGATTAGTATATCGCAAATTAGGTATTCCGAGTGATTTATTCACTCCCATTTTTGCGATCGCTCGTGTGGCAGGTTGGTTAGCCCATTGGAAAGAACAAATCGCTGTTAATCGTATCTTCCGTCCCACGCAGATTTATACAGGGGAGCGCAATGCTACTTATATTCCTATGACACAAAGATAAATTTAAATACTTGCACTAGTTATAGTTAAACGTTCCAATATAGTCTGGGTAATAATTTTTGTAAATCAAGATGTCCAAAATCATGACAAATAAAATAAATTATGCGATACCCGAAAAACGACTATAACCAAAACGCGCAACTTTACCGTTTTTATCGACTATGCAAGTACCTTTTTTAGGTAAGCTGTCATTGTTTATTACAATTTTCGCCTTACCACAATTAATGACCACAACCTCAACCCCTCAAGCATTTCTCTGTTCTAGCGTTCTTGCAGCAGATACCAGTACTTTAGGGGATGCAGGAGATAGTGGTGAAGAAGGAGTAAAAGGCAACAATGGTCGTAATAGTGACAATTTGACCATATTTGCCGATGGCTCACCCATGACTTTAGACTTGACTGGGGGCAATGGTAGCCCAGGGCAACAGGGAGTTAAAGGTTATGATGCTCTTTGTGATCAACCTTCAGAACCAGTTAACAACAATCTTAAAGGTGCTGACGGTGGTAACGGCGGTGATGGTGGTGATGGTGGTATTGGTGGCAACGGTGGAGCTTTAACCGTTTATACTACCAACAAGGAAGACCTCAAACAAATTTATGTAATTGCTGCTGGCGGTGAAGGTGGGATGCCAGGCAAAGGAGGAGAGGGAGGAGAAGGTTGCAAATGCGATCGCCCTTACTGGAATGAAAAAACTTGCTTTGGCGAACCTGGAAGTTCTAATTATAGCTGTACCACCGAAGAATTTCAGTGCAGTGATGGATATGTAGGTAGGAAGGGGCGCAGTGGCAGAAAAGGGAGAGATGGTAAGCTGGGTAATCTGACTTTGATTAATTTGGATAAGTCATTAGAGCCTGATTCTCCTGAAGTTACTGCTCCTATTAGTGAGTTACAAGGTCGAGGTTTTACTTTATCAAGAAATATTTGGCAGAGTAAAAACAATGCTTCAGCTTTATTTGCTCCAGGCTCAGTTATTGCTAATCAATATAAGGAATTGGTAGCACGTCACGAACATACTGTCTTGGTAGTTTGGGAAGCACCCCAGCCAGTAGAGAATTTTAATGATCAACAAATCACCTTAAGTTTAAAAGGCGAAAATGATGCCAATGTGTTCTTACCTGATGATCTATGGTTGGAAAGTAAAACAGTAAAACAAGGTAAATTAACCCAATTATTTGTCTTTAATGCTGTTCCTAAAAAAGAGGTAGATGATTTAGTGATCGATGGTTTATTTGGACAAGGAGCAGGTTTACAATTAGATATCTTTGATGAAGCGGAGAAGTCTAATTTAATTGCTACCAACTTTTCAATCGATTATCGAGTAGGTGAAAAGTCGGAAGAAAAAAATATTTTTGGTGGTAGTAAAACTATCTATAAAACCAAATATGAAGGAGCAATTCCCCCCGAAGCGATCGCCAGAAACGGCAACTTATTTACTTTGCAACTAGGTAAGTTACCTATTCCCCCCGAATATCTCCAGCCAGACTTAGAGGTAGAAATAGAAGTAGTTGCTAAAAGATCTCTTGGGGACAATTCCCAAATGAAAACTTTATCTACCCGCACTACTATTGAAAATCCTAATTCTCAGTCGGCAAAATAACCGCAGTATCTTTAAACTACGATACTAATTACTTTAATTGCTGTTTATAGTTTCAATAGCCACCTGAATAGCTCTTTTTACCGCCGTATCTTTATCAGCGACTAATATATTCTCAGATTCAGTGCGTTGTGCTATAACTGCACTCAAAGCAGCAGCAGTAAAACCATAAACTCCCGCCATCTTAAAAAGCGTGCCTGTTTCCATTTCGTAGTTTAAAATATTAAGCTGACGATAACTATCAGTAATCCCTAATAGCCAGGGTTGTAGATGAGAATTGGCAGAAGATTCGGTTCTTTCTTGTCCTTCATAAAAGGTATCTACCGAAGCAGTAATACCCAAATGGCAAGGAATATCCAAACGACGAGCAGTTTCCATCAAAGCCACCGTTAGATAGGGATCAGCCACCGCAGGATATTCCACTGGAGCTATATCTAAAGCTGCTCCTTGACGACATAGGGCTGCTTGAGAGACAACAATACTACCTACAAGCACCGTAGGCTGAATTGAACCACAAGTACCGATCCGAATAAACTGCTTAATTCCTACCTGCACCAACTCATTTACTACAATACTTAAAGAAGACGCGCCCATGCCACTAGTAGCGACTAAAATAGGTTTGCCAGTAGCTAGAAAACCTAAATAACTATGAAGTCCTCGATATTCTGAAAGCAGTTGGACATTGTTTAAATAAGTATGGGCGATATAGTGCGATCGCTCTGGCTCTCCAGATAATAGTACGGTTTGGGGCGCACCAACTCCGAGATCTGACTGGCTAAACCCAATATGATGAAGTTTCATCTTGAAAATCTGATTTTAAACTTAAGACTATTAGGTACTAATAAATAAAGTAGACAAATGTTAGATTAGCACTTATTTATCCCTCACCCATTACTATTGACTGATACTGAACGATGGTAACTCTCGAAAAATTTTCCGCAATTATCTCCAGTTGTAAAAATAGTACAGTCGGCAAACATTTACCAACCGCGCTGTACGTTCATACTGCTGCTTTATCTCATCTTGAGCCTCTGCTGCAAGACTATGAGCGTCTGGCTAGAAGTTTGGTTAATAGTAATGAGCCTGCAACAATTGTTAAATTTGCCACTGATCAACCAAAAGTTTCATATTTATATTACCCTGATTTTGATCGCGACCCTCATCCGCAGTTACATCAAAGTATCGTGGTTGATTTAATAGATCAGCAAGTTTCTGTCAGACATTATTATAATTCTCAAAACCCCCCTATTCTCCATCGCAAAGAAACCTTTGTCACTAAAGATTATCCTCTCTATGAAACCTTCGCTCAATTAACAACAGTTGAAGTAGCATTAGGATTATTAGATAACTCTCGCCATATAGGTACACTACAAGAATGGACACGCTGGTTATCACAACAGGGTATATCTTTAGTAGATCACCACCTAGTTTGTCCCCTAGATTCTCCTATGGCACTTAAACAAAATATTGTGATAGAAAGACACCGAGCAGCAATTAAACGCCTTGAATTATCTCGTCCGATTAAAGTTGCTATTGATGCGAATTTATTTGAGGAAGGTACAACATTTTTTGATTATGGATGCGGTCATGGAGAAGATCTAGAACGCCTAGAAGAACTTGGGTACACTTGTTATGGTTGGGATCCTTTTTATCGTGCTGATGCACCCTTGGTAGCTGCCGATATCGTTAATCTTGGTTATATTATTAACGTTATTGAAGATATAGTTGAACGTCGAGAGGCTTTAATTAAGGCTTGGGAATTAACTCGTAAAGTATTAATTGTCTCTGCACAAGTATTAGTAGACGATCGCCGTCGTGGTTTAATTGCCTATGGAGATGGAATTGTAACCAATCGTAATACGTTTCAAAAATATTATGAGCAAGAAGAGTTAAAGTTATATATCGAACAGGTACTTGGTAATGAATCGATTCCTGCGGGGTTAGGAATATATCTAATCTTTCGGGATGAAGTAGCAGCAGAATCTTTCCGCGCTTCTCGTTTATATTCTCGTTTAAGTACACCCAGAATTCAAACCAAAGTTAGGAATTTTGAAGATTATCGTCAATTACTAACTCCGTTGATGGATTTTTATACACAAAGGGGGCGTTTACCAGTTAAAGGCGAATTAAAATCAGAAAATGCTATTAAAGAGGAATTTCGCAGCTATCAAAGGGCGTTTAAATTAGTTCAACTAGCTACGGATGCTAATGAGTGGGAAGCGATCGCCGAAAAACGTCGTCAAGATCTTTTAGTTTATTTGGCTTTAGGTAAATTTAGTGGTCGTCCTACTGTTAGAAAACTCGCCCCTGAAGTTAAAGCAGATGTTAAGGCTTTGTTTGGTAATTATAAACAAGCTTGTATGATTGCAGATATGTTATTAGTAAATGTTGGCGATCTTGATAAAATTGCTAATCTCTGCAAAGCTAGTAAAATCGGTAAACAACTTAATGATGCCCTAGCTGTTCATATTAGTGCGTTAGAAAAACTACCTCCCTTATTAAGATTATAT
Coding sequences:
- a CDS encoding purine or other phosphorylase family 1 — translated: MKLHHIGFSQSDLGVGAPQTVLLSGEPERSHYIAHTYLNNVQLLSEYRGLHSYLGFLATGKPILVATSGMGASSLSIVVNELVQVGIKQFIRIGTCGSIQPTVLVGSIVVSQAALCRQGAALDIAPVEYPAVADPYLTVALMETARRLDIPCHLGITASVDTFYEGQERTESSANSHLQPWLLGITDSYRQLNILNYEMETGTLFKMAGVYGFTAAALSAVIAQRTESENILVADKDTAVKRAIQVAIETINSN
- a CDS encoding 2-methylcitrate synthase/citrate synthase II; the encoded protein is MTATFCEYKAGLEGIPVTKSSISFVDGQQGILEYRGIAIEELAKHGSFLETAYLLIWGELPNEQQLLEFETDIINHRRIKYRIRDMMKCCPETGHPMDALQTSAAALGLFYSRRALDDPEYIRKAVVRILAKIPTMVAAFHQMRRGNDAVKPNDNLDYAANFLYMLTERKPHPLEAQIFDVCLTLHAEHTINASTFSAMVTASTLTDPYAVVASAVGTLAGPLHGGANEEVLTMLEEIGSVGNVQSYVDNLIANKQKIMGFGHRVYKVKDPRATILQQLAEQLFNETGHDLYYDVALELEKVIEAKLGHKGIYPNVDFYSGLVYRKLGIPSDLFTPIFAIARVAGWLAHWKEQIAVNRIFRPTQIYTGERNATYIPMTQR
- a CDS encoding beta-lactamase domain-containing protein gives rise to the protein MQNLTILNLKDLIMELEKVATKDLKLTQLQDWVARLDLRDLAIEDYICFRCENYQRQILYRDSNCEIIVVCWQPGQSSPIHDHGDCLNVTRVYRGTLTSRTYILNNKFFPLLEEEKDLQANELVGVDYAQIHQLANTSNQNLITLNVYVKPLQQMKVYDLTQKQWQFSNVTANNQKRLIDNPAQSKGFPSKKKTIAIIGGGFSGSMVAVHLLKNAVSNLQIKLIESRPLVGEGIAYSTNWDGHLLNVPTGKMSAFAKEQDHFWDWLQTRESGISKDDFVSRKVYGEYIRSILAKAEAGAIGVNLERLTCNAIALKTDAQQATIYFNNGKSIEADQVVLAWGNFPPADPQVADPAFYQSNRYFRFWSTPSRLAAIPADQGILIIGSGLSAIDAILALEEQKHRGQIYVVSRHGLFPQAHTSTTPYPFLFESQALPTKISSLMRQIRQEIATAQIEGSNWQSVINSLRPHTQVIWQSLAIAEKQRFLRHLRSYWEIHRHRVSSVIHQRLDLKMAAGQLHLIAGRIQAYNENSQGVNVSIRQRCSKDILNLPVGVVINCAGSQSNYRQLEHPLVNNLLNSGLIKPDPLNLGLEVAANGALINSAGEISNLLFTLGSPLKGCLWETTAVAEIRQQAQTLAQQLLTLQSKERIEI